GGATTTTCTTGAATAATTCTTATAAGCTTTGATTCTGTTAGCAGTAATCTATCAAGAGCCTTATCTTTGTTTATATACTCTAAAAGATCAAAATGAAAAAAGAGAGATTCTGTTTGAAAAAGATTTTTTGCCAAACTTTGTCCTAGTTTTTTGTGTATCTGTTCATATGGTCCTGCAAACAAAAGTGTAAGACGAGGTCTGTCTATGTTTTCTGGATTTTCTAATCGATTGAGATTGAAATAAGCACTTTGAATGGCCTTAACTATCTTTTCTATTGCTTTTTCTTGACCAAAAATCTCTTTGTTCAATTTTTCTTGCAATTTCATCAGTTGTTTTTTTCCTATTTTACTCCATAAAATTTCTGAAGAGCCAATCTTATATTCTTGAATTGCTTCAAAAATCTTATTTATTTTAGAACGTTTTTGTTTTGCAAGAATAAAGCTATGCAAAATATCTTTACCATAAAAAGAGTTTGTATAAAGAGATAAAAGTTCTAAAAGCTCATTTTGTCTCTCTGGCAATAATGTCTTATACTCTTCAAAAGTAACTATAATCGACTGGATAATCTTTTTTCTAGTTTCGATATCGGGCTTTGGGATAGAAATGGTTCTGATTTTGCTATTGTTGTAGTATAAAGGAAAATCTTTACTTTTGTCTAAAATATAAATTAAAAGATTAAATCTTGATATGTCTCCAACTTTAATCGGATAAGCGTTAAGAGAGTATCGAAAAAAGGTATATAAAAACTTATCTATCTCTTCTTGTGGATATAGTTCTTTAATTCGAGAGCAATGGTTAACTATAAGAGCGCTATTTGTATCGTTTGCTTGCAGAAGATTTTCGACTTTCCAGATAGCCTCGGCTAAAGAGTTAGTTTGTATCATATCTTTATTGTCAAAATCTATACCTAAGACTTGTAACTGTTCTTTATCACCGCTTAAAAGTGAAAAACCAAATAAAGGCTCAAACATAACAATATTCTCATACCCTTCTTGACTTAAAATAGTAGCCAGATAGTTTGGTAAAGACAGGGTAGTATAACCGTATTTTTCATCATAATAGGGATAAAAATCATATATATTTCCATCAATCAAAAATTGTTGGTGAACTGAAGTAAAAGCAAGAAGTTCTTTTGCCCAATTTGGAAGATTTTCTTTTTTAACCATTATCCACCTTTGATTTTTCGATCCTGCCGTAATCATCGGCATATCGAATGATATCATCTTCATCCAAATACTCTCCTACCTGAACTTCAACAATTTCAAGCGCTACTTTCCCAGGATTAGAGAGTCTATGTTTTGCTCCTATAGGAATATATATTGATTCATTGCTTCTAAGCAAAAATTCCTTATCGTCAATTTGTACCAAAGCTGTCCCTTTAACTACAATCCAGTGTTCGCTCCTGTGAAGATGTTTTTGTAAAGAGAGGCGCTTACCTGGTCTAACCACCAACGTTTTTACTTTAAATCGTTTATCTTCGTGAAGATTGGTAAATTTTCCCCAAGGCTTGTAAACTGTCCTTCCGTAACGAACTAACTCTGGATTTTTTTCTTTTAATTTTTTTACAATTTCACGAACCTTTTGAGAAGAACCCTTTTTCCCTATCAAAAGAGCAGAAGGAGTATCTACTATTATCAAATCGTTTACCTCGTTTAAAGCTATAGTTTTGTAACGCCCAAATATAAAGTTATTATGAGAGTTATAAGAGATAAGATTTTTTTGTTTAGTATTTTGATCTTCATCCTTCTCAAAAACTTCGTCTAAACTATCGAAACTACCAATATCGTTCCATTCGATAACACTTTTTACTACTTTGATATTTGAGCTTTTTTCCATAACCGCATAATCTACACTAATATCTGGTATATCAATCATATTGTCACTTTTCAATCTAATAAAATCATCTTTTTGAACATTTTCAAAAGCCGCTTTCGACTTTTCATAAATTTCAGGAGCATGTCGTTGTAACTCTTCTAAATAAAGAGAGGCTTTAAACATAAACATACCAGAGTTCCATAAAAACATCGATGTACTTTTTGGATCGCTATTGGCTTGTAGATAATTTTTTGCGGTTTGCAAATCAGGTTTTTCTTTAAAACTTTTAACGTCTAAAACAGTAGCCTCATCTTTGCTTACTTGTATGTATCCATATCCGGTCTCAGGCTTAATAGGTATTATGCCAAAGGTAACCAAAGAGCCTTTTTTTGCTGCTTCAAGACCATATTTAATCATCTTTGCATAATTATGATCGGCTTTTATTAAATGATCGCTTGGAGTAACAAATAAAATATCTTCTTCTGCTAAAAATGCACCAAAAGCGATAGCAGCCGCAGTGTTACGTCCAATAGCTTCCACTACAAAATACGGATGACATCTATTTAGATGTAACTCTTGTGTTTGATCTTGAGCAAGAAAATATTGAGCCGCATTAGAAACCACAATCGTCTTATCGCTAAAGGGTCTATTACGTAAAAGGGTTAATTGATAAAGCGATCTGTTTTCAAACATTTTTAAAAACTGTTTAGGCATATTTTCTCTACTAATTGGCCAAAGTCTTGTTCCACTACCTCCACATAAGATAATATTCGTCATTGTATGCCCTTTTAATCTTTAATATGATTTAGTTTTAATATGATTATGTTAATCTATTTTTAGTTTAAAATTACAATACTAGCCTTAACTCTATAATTATATAACTAAATAGCAAGAAAAAAAATTAAATTAAACTCATTAATAAATAAGAGATAATATTTTTGCGCTAATCTTACTATAGTCATTGAACTTTTTTGATAAAATAAATCTAAAAAGCATGTTCGATGTCAATTAACAAAGACTTTTTAAAAATTCTTTTGTTTTTTCCGCTTTTAATAATAAACCTTATTTCTTTATCTCTTTTTTCATCGACTTCAAACCTTCTAGAAGAAGCGTTGAAAAAAAAAGAGTTCCTATCAAAAGATAATGTCATAATAACAAATCCTTGCACTAAAAAAAACAGATCTTGTAATACTCCAACGCTTAATACTAACAAAAGCTACGAACTTGATCTACTAGTTCCTCAAAAAAAGATAGCAGAACCGATACATCCTTTAAACAAAAGTATGAGAAAGTTTAAAAAAATGCAAAAAGAAGTTGAAAAAGAGATTAGTAAAGATATAAAAAGGCTCTTTTTTATACCCAAAAAGATAAAGGTTAAATCCCATCTAAAAAAAGACAAAATATATACAAGGTTTATTTATTATCTTGAAGATTGATTTTTGAAGCAAATCTAGTCCCCAGTCATAGGACTGAAGACTATTTGTTATTGATTTAAAAGTTTTTCAACTCTATTTATAACATTTTCTATAGTAAAACCGTACTCTTTAAATATCACATCCGCTTTACCGCTAGCTCCAAATCTGTTTTCAATTGCCAAAACATCATCTGCAAATCTATACCATTCCATACCTGCTGCTGCTTCTATTGCTAAAACTTTCGTTGAAGGATCAATTACGGCTTTTTGATACTCATTTGATTGTTCTAAAAAGAGCTCCATACAAGGCATACTTACTATATTTGCGTTTATTCCTCTCTCTTCGAGATGACACCCCGCCTGCAAAGCAAGCATTACTTCGCTTCCGGTAGCTATAAGAGTAACTGTAGCATTCTCCCTTTTTTTGATGATATAGGCACCTTTGTCTATATCTCCATAGTCTCTGTAAGGTTTTAAGGTTTTAAGTTTTTGACGGCTTAGAACAAACGCACAAGGTTTGTCTAGTTTTAGTGCTACTTTCCAACACTCAACATTTTCACTTGCATCCGCAGGTCTAAATAGATAAAGACCAGGAAGAGCTCTAAACTGGCTTAAATGTTCTATAGGTTGATGTGTAGGTCCATCTTCACCTACACCTATACTATCATGTGTCCAGATAAAAAAGTTTTTCAATTTTGAAAGGGATGCAATTCTTACAGCAGGTTTTTGATAATCGCTAAAAACAAAAAAGGTAGCGTTAAAAGGAATTAACAGTCCATAAGCGGCCATACCGTTGGCTATAGCACCCATAGCGTGCTCTCTAATACCGAAATGAAAATTTTTCCCTTTTGGAAAATCTCCCATATTGTTAAGATATGTCTTGTTCGATGGAGCCAAATCCGCACTTCCACCCACAAATCCAGGTAGTGCTTTAGCAATAGCATTTAAAATCTTACCGTTGCTCTCTCTGGTTGCCACCATAGAACCTGCTTCAAACTCAGGCCATTCGATCGAATCAAAATTAGGATTTTTCAAAATCTCAAGAAGTTCATTTTGTTCTTTGTATGGAAGTTCTAAAAGAAGCTTTTTCCACTCTTTTTCTAAAAGTTCTCCTTTTTCTACTGCACATCTAAATCTTACCAATACATCTTCAGGAACAAAAAACTTCTTATCAGGATCAAACCCGGCTCGCTCTTTTGAGCATCTTATCTCATCTTCTCCTAGAGGGGCTCCGTGAGAGTGAGGATCTCCTTCAAAGTTACAAGCACCCTTAGCAATCACAGTATTTGCTATGATAAGCACAGGTTTTTTTCTATTTTTTGCCCAATTAAGAGCCGCATCTATATCATCATAATTATGGCCATCTATCTCTATAACATCCCAGTTTTGAGCTTCAAATCTAACTTTTACGTTTTCATTCCACGCTATAGAAGTATCTCCTTCTATAGTTATTTGATTGCTATCATATATAAGAATGAGATTGTTTAGTTCAAATCTTCCGGCCAACGAACAAGCTTCATAACTAATACCCTCTTCAAGATCTCCATCGCCACAAAGACAATAAACTTTATGGTCAATTACTTTTGCGGTCTCACTGTTTAGTATATTTTGAAGATATTTTTGGGCCATTGCCATACCCACTGCGTTAGCAACACCTTGTCCAAGAGGTCCTGTTGTTATTTCAACGCCCGGAGTATGTCCATATTCTGGGTGACCTGGAGTTTTAGAGCCGTACTGTCTAAACTCTTTTAAATCCTCTATACTTAAATCGTATCCCCAAAGATACAATAAAGAATAAATTAGGCCTGTTGCATGTCCGCCGCTAAATACAAGTCTGTCTCGATTTAGCCATTTAGGATTTTTAGGATTATGTTTTAAATGCTCACTTAAAACTACCGCAATGTCTGCTAATCCCAAAGGAGCACCTGGATGTCCGCTATTGGCTTCTTGAATCATATCCAAAGCCAAAAATCTTATAGTGTCGGCCATTTTTTTTCTTATCTGGTTATCCATGTCTACCTCTTTTTTGATTCGAATTTTATTTCAATTTTTATAAAAATGTATTTAACCAATATTAACACTTGTGTCTATAGAGATATTTTTGTAAAAGGGATTTAAGAGCATTTTTAAGGTTTTCATCAAAACTATCAAGGTTTAGTTCTAATTTTTTTGCTAGTTCATCAGCCTCTTTTAAAGCTCCTTCAACCCCTAAAAGATTTACAAAACTATTTTTGTGTTCGTCGTTATTTGTGGTTTTTCCCGCCTCTTTTTCATCTGCTAAAACATCTATCAAATCATCTTGAATCTGAAACAGAAGTCCCAAATCTATACCAAACTTATAGAGTTCATCTTTTGTTTTTTCATCCATATCAACTATAATAGCTCCTATTTTCAAACTTGATGCAATAAGCTTTGCAGTTTTGTGTATATGCAAAAATTTTAGCTGTTCTAAATCCAATGGTCTGTTTTCAAAATGGCAGTCACACGCTTGTCCTAAAACCATCCCAAAGATTCCGCCATTTAAAGATAGCTCTTTTATAACCTCGATTTTCACATCATTAGAAAGAGGAGCATTCGCTATAAGAAAAAAAGAGTGAGTGTTTAAAGCATCTCCTATTAGTATAGCCGTTGTTTCGTCATATTTTTTATGAAGCGTCTCAAAACCCCGTCTTAGATCTGCGTTGTCCATAGCAGGAAGATCATCGTGGATTAGCGAGTATGTATGAAGATACTCTATTGCCGCCGCAACTGGCATAGCGTTATTTAGAAGAAGTGGCTCATATACACTTACTACCGTTAAAAGAAGAAGCGGTCTAAATCTTTTGCCGCCGGCATTTAGCATATAATGCAATGAGTCTTCAAAATGGGGATGATAGCTCTCTACACAAGGTAGAGTATTTTGCAGATATTTTTCAAACTCATCTTTTAGATTCATTTAGCTTTACTGTCCAAATGGATTTGTTGAACTCATCAGATTCATAGCCACTCTTTTTTTCTCATCTTCAACCATCTTCAATACGTCATTTATGGCGCTTATTAGAAGTATTTGCATGGAGTCTTTATCTTCCATTAATGAATCATCAATTTCAATATCTACAATTTCACCTTTTCCGTTAGCGCTAACTTTAACAAGCCCGCCACCGCTTTTAGCGGTAAAAATCTTGCTTTCACTCTCTTCTTGAATCTTTTTGGCTTTCTCTTGAATCTCTTCTAAAACTTTCCCTAAATCTCCAAGATTTAGTTTATCGAACATTTTTTTCCTTCTTTTAAGAATTAGTTGAGTGGTAGTTACTTGCTTACTCAACCACTCAACTACTCAACTATATCACATATAATTAAGTATTTCATCTATATCGTTGTTATCATTGACTAAAACTATTGTAGGTTCGTAATTTCCAAGCTCTTCCTCTTTATAAAGAGCGTAAGCTACGATAATAATCTTATCTCCTGGATGCGCTTTTCTTGCTGCAGCACCATTTAGACAAATATCACGTTTACCTCTTTCGCCCTTTATAACATAAGTTGTAAATCTTTCACCGTTATTAATATTCAAAATCTCTACTTTTTGGCCGACTCTAAGTTTTGCAGCTTCAAGTAGTTCCTCATCGATTGTTATAGAGCCAACATAATTTAAGTTGGCATCCGTAACCGTAGCACGATGAATTTTACTAAAAAGCATTTCAATCTGCATTTTATGCTCCACCGCTCATTTTCATCATATCTTCAGCAGAAATTGGCTGATCCCAATACTCTTCAGGGATAAGGAACTCTTTTACCGGATTACCGCCTATAATATGTTCTTCTATAATTCTATCAATTTTTTCCTTATTTAATCCAACATACATATAGTGTCCCGGTTCAACAAGCATAACGGGCCCAAGTTGACATCTGTTTAGGCATCCTGTTCTAACAGGCTGAACAGTCCCTATAATTCCCTTTTCCATTAGTTTTTGAGCAAGATATTGGAAAAGCTGCGCAGATTCAGGATCGTGTTGACTTACACAGCTAGGTTTAGGAAAGCCCGGAGGCGCTGATTGTTCACATTTAAATATATAAAAAGCTGGTTGTGGTATTCCCATTTTATTCTCCTTAATTCATACAATTTTTGTCTGAATTTTAGCAATAAATTTTTAAATTGTAATTAGTAATTGGGGATTTGGAATTAGTAAAGTTTTTTTTAAGCTCTCCAATTCCCAATTCCCAATTCCCAATTCCCAATTCCCGATTCCCAATTCCTAATTCCTAATTCCTAATAACTCTCTTGCAATTTCCCTATCGTCAAAAGATATTTTTTTACCATTTACCTCTTGATAAGTTTCGTCACCTTTTCCCAAAATCAACAATACTTCATCTTCTTTCATATCTTCAATCGCTTTTCTTATTGCCTCTTTTCTGTTTTCTATTAAAATCGCTTTATCTTTTTCCACAACGCCTTCGTAAATCTCTTCCATTATTTTTTTTGGTTTTTCATTTCTTGGATTATCGCTAGTTATATATATTTTTTTACAAAATCTTGATGCAATCTCCCCCATAATCGGTCTTTTTTTTCTATCTCTATCACCACCTGCACCAAATACGCAAACCAGATCTTTTCCGGGGAAAGATTCGAAAACTTTTTTCATCCCATCAGGAGTATGCGCAAAATCTACAATAATGGCTGGTTCGTGGTTTATCACTTCCATTCTTCCACTTACGCCAGCAAAATTTTCTATATTTTCACAAATCTTATCTAACGGTTCATTTTCTAAAATCTTTACAGCTCCAATTGCTGCTGTAAGATTGTATATATTAAAAAGTCCCATTAAACAAGAGTGAAAATCCGCTATCTCATTAGCAAATCTTATTACGGCACTTATTCCTTTCTCAATAGAGTAAGCCATAACTTGAAAAGTCGATGGATTTTCAAGTCCGTATGTATATGCATTTTTTATATTGAATTTTACATAAGAGTCATCTTTGTTGATCAGTTTTGGCGTTTCATCCGCAAAAAATGAATTTTTTGTATCAATATAGTTTTTCATAGTTTTATGAAAATCTAGATGATCTTGAGAAATATTTGTAAAGACTTTCAGTGAAAAATCAATACCTTCCACCCTTTTTTGTGCTATCGCGTGTGAACTTACTTCCATTACAAAATATTCACAATTTTCACTTAAAGCTTGATACATATGTTTTATATTTTTTAAAATCGGTGGAGTGGTTAAAGATTTATCCTCAATTTTCTTATCATCTATAAAAAAACCTCTAGTTCCTTGAAGTGCCGTTTTTTTCCCAAGATCCAAAAGAAGCGAGTAGATAGCGGCCGTTGTAGTTGTTTTTCCGTTTGTACCCGTAACACCTACTACTTTTATTTTTTCTAAACTTAGTTTTTTTATAAGCTCAGATGGTGTAATTATTTTATCTTCATCTATAAAACTATTTTTTAAATATTTTTCGTTTTGATAGGTTTTTAAAAAAAAGAGCCCATTACTCCACTCTTTTGTATTATCCGTAACGATAAATTCTTTAAAATCAACTATCATTATGTAAATCTACCGGTTTTATCTTTTCAAACAGTTCAAAAATTTTACTATCAGAAGGATAAAGCATTGATGCATCTTCCAAATAAGTTAATGCCATTTCATTAAACCCATTGTCAATCAAAGCCTCTAAAAAATCAAAAAAATCTCTTTTATCAGAAATGATTACTTTTGTACTAAACATTATATCTTCAAAAGCTCTTTTAAAACTTCCTCTACTTTTAATAAGCCTTTTAAAATCCTCGTATGAGATTCCTTCCTCCAACTCAATCATATTTTCATTAAAAATATTTGTTATCATATCTATATTACTATCAGTTGTTTCAATCAAATCTTCTATAATTTTTTCTGCTCTTTCATTTTTCTCTTCTTTTAAAATTAAATAATAGTCATATAAGGACAAAGCATCATCATTTCCTTCCATTGCTATATCACTTAAAAGGACGCCTATTTTTGCTTCTTTATTTTGTGGTTCTTGCTTTAATACTAAAGAAAAATAAAAAATAGCCTTTTTATAATCTCCATTTAAAAAGGCTTTATTCGCCTCTTTTAACAACAATTTTTTACTAAAACTTCTTCTCATTTACCTTCTTCACCAATAATTTTTTTTGCTATTTCTTCCCAATTTTCCGCTAAATCTGGTGCTATATTAATAACTTCAATTTCCGGATGTATATCTATTCTTAATTGTCTTTCTACTCCATACTTCAATGTATTTCCGCTAGCACTACAGCCTACGCATGCACCGCCTAGCGATACAAACACTTTTCCCCCTTTTACTCCTAAAAGAGTTATATTACCGCCATCAAGAGCTAGCATAGGTCTAATCTTCTCTATAGACTTTTCAACTGCCGGCATTAGATCTTCATCACTAAAAGGTATCATATAGCTTCTCCTAAAAATATGTTTTAGGAATATATGGAAATTTTACTTAAGGTAAGATTAATTTGGAAGATTAGCGGTATTTTAGTAGTTAAAAAGTAGTCGAGAAGTGGTTAATAAGTTAAAACCACATTTACTCAACTACTTTATTATAATTAAACCAACTCTATAAATGCCATAGGTGCTGCGTCACCTCTTCTTATCCTTGTTCTTACTATTCTAGTATAACCACCTTCTCTATTTTGATAATTAGGCGCTATCTCATTTACAAGTTTTTTAGTCGCTTCTTTATCCTGAAGATAAGCAAACACTTCACGATGAGCGTTAAAATCGCCTTTTTTTGCTTTTGTTATAAGCTTTTCTATATAGCTTCTAAGTGTTTTGGCTTTTGCTACCGTAGTCTCAATTTTTCCGTTCATTATCAATGCAATAGCTAGATTTTTAAGCAAAGCTTTTCTATGAGAGCTTGTTCTCCCTAGTTTTCTATATCCATGTTTATGTCTCATAAACCATCCTTTAAGACTTTATCTTTTCTATTTTCTTTTTTAAAACTTCTAATTCTTTAGCAGAAAGATTTTGCATCTTCTGTGTAATCTCATCTATTTTCTCTTTTATCTCTTCAAGAGATTTTTTTCCGAGATTTTTTATATTTTTTAGCTCATCTTCACTCATTAAAACTAGTTCACCGATATATTCAATACCTGCTCTTTCAAGACAGTTGTGACTTCTAGCGCTTAGGTTTAGAGTATCGATCTTTTGTAAAAGTTTTTTAAGTTCGGCTGAGTTTTCTTCAGAATCATTTTCAGCAATAATCTGAACATTTAATTCGTTATTAAATACGGACATCTGTTTGTACATTACAGATAAGGCATCTTTAAAAGCAGTGATAGGCTCTATTTGTCCATCTGTTTCAATATAAAATACAATCTTTTCAAAATTCGGATTATCTTCTACCAAGACTTTTTCTATATCATAAACCGCTTTTTTCACAGGAGTAAAAAAAGCATCCAATGGAAGATAACCTTCAGGTAATTCATCTCTTATCTCTTCACTAGGCACATAGCCTATACCTTTATGAATAATCAAAGAAAATTGAAGATTCGCATCTTCATTTAATGTTGCTAAAAAGGCATCTGGCGTTACTATCTCTATATCTTCATTCTCTAGATCTTTTCCATAAATCTCTTTTGGGCCGCTAAACTCGTACGTTACCTCTTTTTTATCGCTTTCATCTCTTATTTTAAATCTTATGTTTTTAAGATTTATGATAAAAACAGCCACATCCTCTAACATTCCTCTTATACTATCAAACTCATGAGACACGCCTTCAATCTTTATAGCAACTGGTGAATAACCGATAGAGCTACTAAGAAGAAGTCTTCTTAGAGGATGTGCTAAAGAGATTGCATAACCACTTTCAAACGGATATGCTTCAATTTTTATACTATTTTCTCCAAGTTGTGTAACTTCAACTTCCGAAGGCATAAAAGGTGCTGTTTTGATTTTTTTCATTGCTAACTCTCTCTTTTTGAATTTTTTATAAGGTTGAAGGTTGAAGGTTGAAGGAAATTACTGCTCCTTCCTTCTGCCTTCTACCTATTACTTAGAGTATAGCTCGACTATTAGACGCTCTTCGATTGGGATAGCTATCTCTTCTCTTTCTGGAAGTCTTGTAAATATTCCGAAAACTTTCTCTTTATCAACATCAACCCAAGGAACTATTCCAGTTTGATTAGAAAGTTCAATCGCTCTTTGTATTTGAGGATTATTTTTACTTTTTTCTCTTATCTCAATTTTTTGTCCAGGCTTAACTCTGTAAGAAGGAATATTTACTCTCTTACCGTCAACTAAAACGTGTCCATGATTAACTAATTGTCTTGCAAATCTTCTAGTAGTTGCAAAGCCCATTCTATAAACTACGTTATCTAATCTTCTCTCAAGTAGAATGATAAGATTCT
This Nitrosophilus labii DNA region includes the following protein-coding sequences:
- a CDS encoding AAA family ATPase codes for the protein MKMISFDMPMITAGSKNQRWIMVKKENLPNWAKELLAFTSVHQQFLIDGNIYDFYPYYDEKYGYTTLSLPNYLATILSQEGYENIVMFEPLFGFSLLSGDKEQLQVLGIDFDNKDMIQTNSLAEAIWKVENLLQANDTNSALIVNHCSRIKELYPQEEIDKFLYTFFRYSLNAYPIKVGDISRFNLLIYILDKSKDFPLYYNNSKIRTISIPKPDIETRKKIIQSIIVTFEEYKTLLPERQNELLELLSLYTNSFYGKDILHSFILAKQKRSKINKIFEAIQEYKIGSSEILWSKIGKKQLMKLQEKLNKEIFGQEKAIEKIVKAIQSAYFNLNRLENPENIDRPRLTLLFAGPYEQIHKKLGQSLAKNLFQTESLFFHFDLLEYINKDKALDRLLLTESKLIRIIQENPNSIVMFENFDAAPSDILDFINQIVTKGKVNIDEQEILYFGEAVIILTTNTSLLFDDESFSNDNKKDYHNEVFRILEQKFQKSLLDNLQLIIFDLLKEEDIKWWIQKMIDKTIENIKSFQKITIMMNDISRKRIEEECIKHCNSLDMIKIEKCLQNIFINPLSDLFLRLDIKGGQTILIEKIELQDSRWRLSGYMT
- a CDS encoding mannose-1-phosphate guanylyltransferase/mannose-6-phosphate isomerase, with the translated sequence MTNIILCGGSGTRLWPISRENMPKQFLKMFENRSLYQLTLLRNRPFSDKTIVVSNAAQYFLAQDQTQELHLNRCHPYFVVEAIGRNTAAAIAFGAFLAEEDILFVTPSDHLIKADHNYAKMIKYGLEAAKKGSLVTFGIIPIKPETGYGYIQVSKDEATVLDVKSFKEKPDLQTAKNYLQANSDPKSTSMFLWNSGMFMFKASLYLEELQRHAPEIYEKSKAAFENVQKDDFIRLKSDNMIDIPDISVDYAVMEKSSNIKVVKSVIEWNDIGSFDSLDEVFEKDEDQNTKQKNLISYNSHNNFIFGRYKTIALNEVNDLIIVDTPSALLIGKKGSSQKVREIVKKLKEKNPELVRYGRTVYKPWGKFTNLHEDKRFKVKTLVVRPGKRLSLQKHLHRSEHWIVVKGTALVQIDDKEFLLRSNESIYIPIGAKHRLSNPGKVALEIVEVQVGEYLDEDDIIRYADDYGRIEKSKVDNG
- the tkt gene encoding transketolase; translated protein: MDNQIRKKMADTIRFLALDMIQEANSGHPGAPLGLADIAVVLSEHLKHNPKNPKWLNRDRLVFSGGHATGLIYSLLYLWGYDLSIEDLKEFRQYGSKTPGHPEYGHTPGVEITTGPLGQGVANAVGMAMAQKYLQNILNSETAKVIDHKVYCLCGDGDLEEGISYEACSLAGRFELNNLILIYDSNQITIEGDTSIAWNENVKVRFEAQNWDVIEIDGHNYDDIDAALNWAKNRKKPVLIIANTVIAKGACNFEGDPHSHGAPLGEDEIRCSKERAGFDPDKKFFVPEDVLVRFRCAVEKGELLEKEWKKLLLELPYKEQNELLEILKNPNFDSIEWPEFEAGSMVATRESNGKILNAIAKALPGFVGGSADLAPSNKTYLNNMGDFPKGKNFHFGIREHAMGAIANGMAAYGLLIPFNATFFVFSDYQKPAVRIASLSKLKNFFIWTHDSIGVGEDGPTHQPIEHLSQFRALPGLYLFRPADASENVECWKVALKLDKPCAFVLSRQKLKTLKPYRDYGDIDKGAYIIKKRENATVTLIATGSEVMLALQAGCHLEERGINANIVSMPCMELFLEQSNEYQKAVIDPSTKVLAIEAAAGMEWYRFADDVLAIENRFGASGKADVIFKEYGFTIENVINRVEKLLNQ
- a CDS encoding polyprenyl synthetase family protein, with amino-acid sequence MNLKDEFEKYLQNTLPCVESYHPHFEDSLHYMLNAGGKRFRPLLLLTVVSVYEPLLLNNAMPVAAAIEYLHTYSLIHDDLPAMDNADLRRGFETLHKKYDETTAILIGDALNTHSFFLIANAPLSNDVKIEVIKELSLNGGIFGMVLGQACDCHFENRPLDLEQLKFLHIHKTAKLIASSLKIGAIIVDMDEKTKDELYKFGIDLGLLFQIQDDLIDVLADEKEAGKTTNNDEHKNSFVNLLGVEGALKEADELAKKLELNLDSFDENLKNALKSLLQKYLYRHKC
- a CDS encoding YbaB/EbfC family nucleoid-associated protein; its protein translation is MFDKLNLGDLGKVLEEIQEKAKKIQEESESKIFTAKSGGGLVKVSANGKGEIVDIEIDDSLMEDKDSMQILLISAINDVLKMVEDEKKRVAMNLMSSTNPFGQ
- the panD gene encoding aspartate 1-decarboxylase; this translates as MQIEMLFSKIHRATVTDANLNYVGSITIDEELLEAAKLRVGQKVEILNINNGERFTTYVIKGERGKRDICLNGAAARKAHPGDKIIIVAYALYKEEELGNYEPTIVLVNDNNDIDEILNYM
- a CDS encoding (2Fe-2S) ferredoxin domain-containing protein; protein product: MGIPQPAFYIFKCEQSAPPGFPKPSCVSQHDPESAQLFQYLAQKLMEKGIIGTVQPVRTGCLNRCQLGPVMLVEPGHYMYVGLNKEKIDRIIEEHIIGGNPVKEFLIPEEYWDQPISAEDMMKMSGGA
- a CDS encoding UDP-N-acetylmuramoyl-L-alanyl-D-glutamate--2,6-diaminopimelate ligase; translated protein: MIVDFKEFIVTDNTKEWSNGLFFLKTYQNEKYLKNSFIDEDKIITPSELIKKLSLEKIKVVGVTGTNGKTTTTAAIYSLLLDLGKKTALQGTRGFFIDDKKIEDKSLTTPPILKNIKHMYQALSENCEYFVMEVSSHAIAQKRVEGIDFSLKVFTNISQDHLDFHKTMKNYIDTKNSFFADETPKLINKDDSYVKFNIKNAYTYGLENPSTFQVMAYSIEKGISAVIRFANEIADFHSCLMGLFNIYNLTAAIGAVKILENEPLDKICENIENFAGVSGRMEVINHEPAIIVDFAHTPDGMKKVFESFPGKDLVCVFGAGGDRDRKKRPIMGEIASRFCKKIYITSDNPRNEKPKKIMEEIYEGVVEKDKAILIENRKEAIRKAIEDMKEDEVLLILGKGDETYQEVNGKKISFDDREIARELLGIRN
- a CDS encoding NifU family protein — its product is MIPFSDEDLMPAVEKSIEKIRPMLALDGGNITLLGVKGGKVFVSLGGACVGCSASGNTLKYGVERQLRIDIHPEIEVINIAPDLAENWEEIAKKIIGEEGK
- the rplQ gene encoding 50S ribosomal protein L17, with translation MRHKHGYRKLGRTSSHRKALLKNLAIALIMNGKIETTVAKAKTLRSYIEKLITKAKKGDFNAHREVFAYLQDKEATKKLVNEIAPNYQNREGGYTRIVRTRIRRGDAAPMAFIELV
- a CDS encoding DNA-directed RNA polymerase subunit alpha; protein product: MKKIKTAPFMPSEVEVTQLGENSIKIEAYPFESGYAISLAHPLRRLLLSSSIGYSPVAIKIEGVSHEFDSIRGMLEDVAVFIINLKNIRFKIRDESDKKEVTYEFSGPKEIYGKDLENEDIEIVTPDAFLATLNEDANLQFSLIIHKGIGYVPSEEIRDELPEGYLPLDAFFTPVKKAVYDIEKVLVEDNPNFEKIVFYIETDGQIEPITAFKDALSVMYKQMSVFNNELNVQIIAENDSEENSAELKKLLQKIDTLNLSARSHNCLERAGIEYIGELVLMSEDELKNIKNLGKKSLEEIKEKIDEITQKMQNLSAKELEVLKKKIEKIKS
- the rpsD gene encoding 30S ribosomal protein S4, with translation MARYRGPVEKIERRLGVSLALKGERRLAGKSALEKRPYAPGQHGQRRAKISEYGLQLREKQKAKYMYGVAEKQFRNLFKEASRMEGNTGENLIILLERRLDNVVYRMGFATTRRFARQLVNHGHVLVDGKRVNIPSYRVKPGQKIEIREKSKNNPQIQRAIELSNQTGIVPWVDVDKEKVFGIFTRLPEREEIAIPIEERLIVELYSK